One window from the genome of Microbulbifer pacificus encodes:
- a CDS encoding YdeI/OmpD-associated family protein, whose protein sequence is MKNKSRFQTVLLRPLNAGGSPWTFVLLPKDASDKLPRRGRTTVGGTINGCEFQATLEPDGKLSHWLKVSEALQHAADIAAGDSVTLEIWPLEKEPEPELPVDLAQALAANPEARNVWEATTTIARMDWIHWIVSAKQDKTRMKRINDACNMLAEGKKRVCCFDTSGFYSKALRAPEHE, encoded by the coding sequence ATGAAAAATAAATCCAGATTTCAAACCGTGCTGCTTCGCCCATTGAATGCCGGCGGGAGCCCATGGACATTCGTGCTCTTGCCAAAAGATGCCAGCGATAAACTCCCCAGACGGGGCAGGACGACGGTTGGAGGAACGATCAATGGCTGTGAATTTCAGGCGACACTTGAGCCTGACGGAAAACTGAGTCACTGGCTAAAGGTCAGTGAGGCGCTGCAGCACGCGGCGGACATTGCTGCCGGCGATTCGGTCACACTTGAAATATGGCCACTGGAAAAGGAGCCGGAACCTGAGCTCCCCGTGGATCTGGCCCAGGCGCTGGCCGCCAACCCCGAAGCGCGCAATGTCTGGGAGGCGACGACCACGATCGCGCGGATGGACTGGATACACTGGATAGTCTCCGCCAAGCAGGACAAAACCCGCATGAAGCGGATCAATGATGCCTGCAACATGCTGGCGGAAGGGAAAAAGCGGGTATGCTGTTTTGACACCTCGGGTTTCTACAGCAAGGCACTGCGCGCGCCGGAACACGAATAG
- a CDS encoding phosphodiesterase: MKIEAVQPANRLIQITDPHVGGRPDYQLLGLDTGHTLDEVLGAIAAAPISPELMVVTGDVSANGSEAAYRRFLHKMQAVSCPWYWLPGNHDNPQRMDEIAPKRRPEVVALGNWRLLLLDTSVPGHICGGFNAQELARIEHLIDSHREHPLMLMMHHQPVPVGSHWIDGHMLREGRESFVDLIRRSDNVRSVCWGHVHQQFDARLGQIGLHATPSTSVQFTPGSGPFAVDSEMPGYRWFELRDDGTYDTGVERVTVAEYSVDLASSGY, encoded by the coding sequence GTGAAAATCGAGGCAGTACAACCGGCAAACCGGCTGATCCAGATAACCGACCCCCATGTTGGCGGCCGGCCGGATTACCAGTTGCTGGGCCTGGATACCGGCCACACTCTCGATGAAGTGCTCGGTGCAATTGCTGCCGCCCCCATCTCGCCGGAACTCATGGTGGTCACCGGCGATGTCTCCGCCAACGGTTCCGAAGCCGCCTATCGCCGTTTCCTGCATAAAATGCAGGCGGTCTCCTGTCCCTGGTACTGGTTGCCCGGCAATCACGACAATCCTCAGCGTATGGATGAAATTGCGCCGAAGCGCCGCCCGGAAGTGGTGGCGCTCGGCAACTGGCGCCTGTTGTTACTGGATACCAGCGTACCCGGGCATATTTGTGGCGGTTTCAATGCGCAGGAACTGGCGCGTATCGAACACCTGATCGACAGCCATCGCGAGCACCCGCTCATGCTGATGATGCACCACCAGCCGGTGCCCGTTGGCAGCCACTGGATCGACGGCCATATGTTGCGGGAAGGGCGCGAGTCATTCGTCGATTTGATCCGTCGCTCCGACAATGTCCGCTCCGTGTGCTGGGGCCATGTGCACCAGCAATTCGATGCCCGGCTGGGGCAGATTGGTCTGCACGCCACACCCTCTACCTCCGTGCAGTTCACTCCCGGCAGCGGCCCGTTTGCCGTCGACAGCGAGATGCCCGGCTACCGCTGGTTTGAGCTGCGTGACGATGGTACCTACGACACCGGTGTCGAGCGGGTTACCGTTGCTGAGTACAGCGTCGATCTGGCGTCTTCCGGCTACTGA
- a CDS encoding phytoene desaturase family protein: MRGRPMTLSIEAQERNTPKPSRLRIGRRYRASRLDGHYDAIVIGSGIGGLTTAALLSAVGKKVLVLEQHYTAGGFTHAYDRNGYEWDVGVHYIGDVGAHPTMTRQLFDFLSAGALHWAPMDDTYDRIYLGDEPFDLRAGRDAFVEELTRCFPEERGAIERYLKRIAAVGSAMPLITLEKLLPSWCAPFIRLWKKLRWPGYLNKTTYEALRELTDNEKLIAVLTGQWGDNGMTPKTGSFIIHALIAKHYLYGGYYPVGGASKIAEAIIPQIQSGGGEVFTYAEVETILVDGNRARGVRMADGTEITAPLVVSGAGVFNTFEKLLPRSACEYAGYSRDLKTVKPSMAHLCLYIGLRHTAEELGLPKTNYWLYPSAEYERDMQRFLNDREAEIPLVYISFPSAKDPSFSQRYPGRATIEIVAPGKYEWFSQWHGQPWGKRGDDYEALKRQLSERLLEHLYKHFPQLRGKIDYCELSTPLSTDYFCRYGRGEIYGLDHDPKRFTQAWLRPKSRIDGLYLTGQDIMSCGVAGAMFAGVVTAQSILGWRRGLPLLRRIFQTKPDSTNALPAEQRRPV; the protein is encoded by the coding sequence ATGCGAGGCCGCCCCATGACCCTCTCCATCGAGGCGCAAGAGCGCAATACCCCCAAACCCAGTCGCTTGCGTATCGGTAGGCGCTATCGTGCAAGCCGGCTGGATGGCCACTACGACGCGATCGTGATCGGTTCCGGTATCGGCGGTCTCACCACTGCGGCACTGCTCAGTGCCGTGGGCAAGAAAGTACTGGTTCTGGAGCAGCACTATACCGCGGGTGGTTTTACCCACGCCTACGATCGCAACGGTTACGAGTGGGATGTGGGGGTGCACTATATCGGTGATGTGGGTGCGCATCCCACCATGACACGCCAGTTGTTCGACTTTCTCTCCGCCGGTGCATTGCACTGGGCGCCAATGGACGACACCTACGATCGTATTTACCTCGGCGATGAGCCGTTTGACTTGCGTGCTGGGCGCGATGCGTTTGTGGAAGAGTTGACGCGGTGCTTTCCGGAGGAACGCGGTGCGATCGAGCGGTATCTGAAACGGATTGCCGCGGTGGGCAGTGCCATGCCACTGATCACGCTGGAAAAATTGCTGCCGTCCTGGTGTGCACCGTTTATACGCCTGTGGAAAAAGCTGCGCTGGCCGGGCTATCTGAACAAGACGACCTACGAAGCCCTGCGCGAACTTACCGACAACGAAAAACTGATCGCGGTGCTGACCGGTCAGTGGGGCGACAATGGTATGACGCCCAAGACCGGCAGTTTTATCATTCACGCACTGATCGCCAAACATTACCTGTATGGCGGCTATTACCCGGTGGGTGGCGCGAGCAAAATTGCCGAAGCGATTATCCCGCAGATACAGTCCGGTGGCGGTGAGGTTTTCACCTATGCCGAGGTGGAAACCATCCTCGTGGATGGCAATCGCGCACGCGGTGTGCGCATGGCCGATGGTACAGAGATCACGGCGCCGCTGGTGGTCTCCGGTGCGGGCGTGTTCAATACGTTCGAAAAACTGCTGCCTCGGAGTGCCTGTGAATACGCCGGCTACAGTCGCGATCTGAAAACCGTCAAGCCGTCGATGGCTCATCTGTGCCTGTATATCGGCCTGCGGCATACCGCCGAGGAATTGGGCCTGCCGAAGACCAATTACTGGCTTTACCCGAGTGCCGAGTATGAGCGCGATATGCAGCGCTTTCTCAATGATCGCGAGGCAGAAATTCCTCTGGTCTACATTTCCTTTCCTTCAGCCAAAGATCCCAGTTTTTCCCAGCGTTACCCTGGGCGGGCCACCATCGAGATTGTCGCGCCGGGAAAATACGAATGGTTTTCCCAGTGGCACGGGCAGCCCTGGGGTAAGCGCGGAGACGACTACGAGGCACTGAAACGGCAGCTCAGTGAGCGCCTGCTGGAGCACCTCTACAAACACTTTCCACAACTGCGTGGAAAGATTGACTATTGTGAACTGTCAACACCGCTGTCCACCGACTATTTCTGCCGCTACGGTCGTGGTGAAATCTATGGTCTGGATCACGATCCCAAGCGCTTTACCCAAGCCTGGCTGCGACCGAAAAGCCGGATTGATGGGCTGTACCTTACCGGTCAGGACATTATGAGCTGTGGCGTTGCCGGTGCAATGTTTGCCGGTGTCGTCACCGCGCAGAGTATCCTTGGGTGGCGACGTGGCTTACCCTTGCTGCGCCGGATTTTTCAAACAAAACCAGATTCGACAAATGCGTTGCCCGCAGAGCAAAGACGGCCCGTATAG
- a CDS encoding NUDIX domain-containing protein, which produces MSDKADLKPQFTRGAVDILSRKTVYDGFFKMHKLRLRHRLYRGGWGAEMERELFVRGNAVGVLLFDPQHELVALTEQFRIGALEREAGPWCLEVVAGMVEEGESIEEVAHRELQEEAGLEVRDLHFIRSYLPSPGGSCERMHLFCACADLRGIEGYFGLADEHEDIRLRVFPLQAVLDAVDSGDATIDNAATIISLQWLQMNRDRLGG; this is translated from the coding sequence ATGAGTGACAAGGCGGACTTGAAGCCCCAGTTCACCCGCGGCGCGGTGGATATCCTCTCCCGCAAAACGGTGTACGACGGCTTCTTCAAAATGCACAAGCTGCGCCTGCGCCACCGCCTGTATCGCGGCGGCTGGGGGGCGGAAATGGAACGCGAACTGTTCGTGCGCGGCAATGCTGTGGGGGTGCTGTTGTTCGATCCCCAGCACGAGCTGGTAGCTCTGACGGAGCAATTCCGCATCGGTGCGCTGGAACGTGAAGCCGGCCCCTGGTGCCTGGAGGTGGTGGCAGGTATGGTTGAGGAGGGCGAATCCATCGAGGAGGTCGCCCACCGCGAGCTGCAGGAAGAGGCCGGACTCGAAGTACGCGACCTGCACTTCATCCGCAGTTACCTGCCAAGCCCCGGCGGCAGCTGTGAACGCATGCACTTGTTCTGCGCCTGTGCGGATCTGCGGGGTATCGAGGGGTATTTTGGCCTTGCCGATGAGCACGAAGACATCCGTCTGCGGGTGTTTCCTCTGCAGGCCGTGCTCGACGCGGTCGATAGTGGTGATGCCACCATCGATAACGCGGCCACCATCATCAGCCTGCAATGGCTGCAGATGAACCGTGACCGCCTTGGCGGATGA
- a CDS encoding alpha/beta hydrolase, with product MFTAARNSLLIFFLGVCGLSSAGTAQTSPTPSLDEASRPLRIQRDVRWTTAAGMPLTVDIVAPEIIERSLPVVVIYHGGGWLINDNQIMNSTARYLASHGNFVVANMNYRLLGDNDNTTTMDDIIGDALGGLLWVKENIAHYGGDPTRIAVTGDSAGGHLSAMVLLAARRLSSEKFSPSNLAFRPSYIPPGKTPEQIAKEDSLRVQAAVLSYGSFDIFQSALKGFESPNNFFWQMGNAKARGIFGETYRVENQPELYKAVSPIYLVPESADYRLPPVFAHVGSRDTTTPPTAVEAFVTRLRAAGQPVEYKLYPGKNHAFLDNGCNEYLGTCFDRDAPDTLDDMIGFLQRTLGEQE from the coding sequence ATGTTCACAGCGGCCAGAAATAGTCTTCTGATATTTTTCCTGGGCGTTTGCGGCCTATCATCTGCCGGTACTGCCCAAACGTCGCCAACACCCTCACTGGATGAGGCCAGCCGTCCCCTCAGAATCCAACGCGACGTACGCTGGACCACCGCGGCGGGAATGCCACTGACTGTGGACATAGTCGCCCCCGAGATTATCGAGAGATCACTGCCGGTCGTCGTGATCTATCACGGTGGCGGCTGGTTGATCAACGACAATCAGATCATGAACTCCACCGCCCGATATCTTGCAAGCCACGGAAATTTCGTTGTGGCAAACATGAACTATCGGCTGCTTGGCGACAATGACAACACCACCACAATGGACGACATCATTGGGGATGCGCTGGGAGGGCTATTATGGGTGAAAGAAAACATTGCACACTACGGCGGTGACCCTACACGTATCGCGGTGACCGGTGACAGCGCCGGCGGACATCTGAGTGCGATGGTATTACTGGCCGCGCGCAGACTCAGCAGCGAGAAATTCTCACCGTCGAATCTCGCCTTCAGGCCGAGCTATATTCCCCCCGGCAAAACCCCGGAGCAGATTGCGAAGGAAGACAGCCTGCGGGTACAGGCTGCAGTACTGAGTTACGGATCCTTCGATATTTTTCAGTCGGCATTGAAGGGATTTGAAAGCCCGAACAATTTTTTCTGGCAAATGGGGAACGCGAAGGCACGGGGAATATTCGGGGAAACTTACCGCGTAGAGAATCAACCGGAACTCTACAAAGCGGTCTCGCCGATCTACCTGGTTCCGGAGTCGGCAGACTACCGGCTACCGCCCGTATTCGCCCACGTTGGCAGCAGGGACACAACCACCCCACCAACCGCGGTAGAAGCCTTTGTCACCCGTCTGCGCGCCGCGGGCCAACCGGTAGAATACAAACTCTACCCGGGAAAGAATCACGCGTTTCTGGATAACGGCTGCAACGAATACCTCGGTACCTGCTTCGATCGGGATGCGCCGGATACCCTGGACGATATGATTGGTTTCCTGCAGCGGACACTCGGTGAGCAGGAGTAA
- a CDS encoding YqiA/YcfP family alpha/beta fold hydrolase: MSQQQPPTGERPLLIYLHGFLSSPQSFKCQLLKDWLQQSRPHVVFCAPQISPNPGEAALALGRMLEDFRSNHRGPIGLVGSSMGGFWCTWLAEQHGLPAVVINPAIKPSRFMPGYVNQDLKPYSGEMHTYRLQTADVDNMRQLEASIPSDLQGRYWLLAQRGDETLDCRDAEQFYTGQQQTIEDGGDHSFQGFARYTEALVDFLFPKT; this comes from the coding sequence ATGTCACAACAACAACCCCCTACCGGTGAGCGCCCGCTGCTGATCTATCTGCACGGCTTCCTGTCCTCCCCGCAGTCTTTCAAGTGCCAGTTGCTGAAAGACTGGCTGCAACAGTCGCGCCCGCACGTCGTATTCTGTGCACCCCAGATCTCGCCCAATCCGGGTGAGGCCGCCTTGGCGCTCGGTCGGATGCTGGAGGATTTCCGCAGCAATCACCGCGGTCCCATCGGTCTTGTCGGTAGCTCCATGGGGGGCTTCTGGTGTACCTGGCTGGCGGAACAGCATGGACTGCCAGCGGTTGTGATCAATCCCGCGATCAAGCCCTCCCGCTTTATGCCGGGCTATGTAAACCAGGATCTGAAGCCCTATAGTGGCGAGATGCACACCTATCGCCTGCAGACTGCGGATGTGGATAACATGCGCCAGTTGGAGGCCTCGATCCCGTCGGATTTGCAGGGCCGCTACTGGTTGCTGGCACAGCGTGGCGACGAGACTCTGGACTGTCGCGACGCCGAGCAGTTCTACACCGGCCAGCAGCAGACCATCGAAGACGGTGGCGATCACAGTTTCCAGGGATTTGCCCGCTATACCGAGGCGCTGGTAGATTTCCTTTTTCCCAAGACCTGA
- a CDS encoding bile acid:sodium symporter family protein: MESSPLISIGLPISLFIIMIGIGMTLTARDFHQVTVKPAALILGTVTQILLMPAAAFALAWTLQLPPAMAVGLVVIAACPGGTTSNLFTLLARGNVALSIVLTISASLITIMTLPVFANYALGLYYGTQQAIELPFVKTVLMLSVIVLLPVAIGMLIKAFRPSLAARAEGIVSIFGGLVLAALVIGIVYGLRDRFLDLMIQAGPATIMLNLLGIGLGLLSAKLTGLGKREGVAIATELGIKNGTLGLMVTLTLLQSGDMSIPSAIYGVIMFPIGFLLVAFSRRWIKGEQVSPDQPTERSMPVPD; encoded by the coding sequence ATGGAATCCAGCCCCCTGATCTCTATCGGCCTGCCGATCTCGCTGTTCATCATCATGATCGGTATTGGCATGACGCTGACCGCAAGGGACTTTCACCAAGTCACTGTAAAGCCCGCTGCCCTGATCCTCGGCACCGTCACCCAGATACTACTGATGCCCGCGGCGGCCTTTGCCCTGGCCTGGACGCTGCAGTTGCCACCGGCCATGGCCGTGGGTCTTGTGGTCATCGCAGCCTGCCCGGGTGGCACCACATCCAACCTGTTCACCCTGCTGGCGCGCGGCAATGTGGCGCTCTCCATCGTGCTGACGATTTCTGCCAGCCTGATCACCATCATGACGCTGCCGGTGTTTGCCAATTATGCCCTGGGACTGTATTACGGCACCCAGCAGGCGATTGAATTGCCGTTCGTAAAGACGGTATTGATGCTTTCAGTAATCGTACTGCTACCCGTCGCCATCGGCATGCTGATCAAAGCCTTTCGCCCATCCCTGGCGGCACGCGCGGAAGGCATAGTGAGTATTTTCGGTGGACTGGTGCTGGCGGCACTGGTCATCGGTATCGTGTATGGACTCCGCGACCGCTTCCTTGACCTGATGATCCAGGCCGGCCCGGCTACCATCATGCTGAACCTGTTAGGTATCGGACTCGGGCTTTTGAGCGCGAAACTGACAGGCCTCGGCAAACGGGAAGGGGTCGCCATTGCCACCGAGCTCGGTATCAAGAACGGAACCCTGGGCTTGATGGTAACCCTCACCCTGCTGCAATCCGGCGACATGTCGATTCCCTCAGCCATTTACGGCGTGATCATGTTCCCCATCGGGTTCCTGCTGGTTGCCTTCAGTCGCCGCTGGATAAAGGGCGAACAAGTCAGTCCGGACCAGCCAACAGAACGCTCGATGCCAGTCCCGGATTGA
- the parE gene encoding DNA topoisomerase IV subunit B: MANYSAEDIEVLTGLDPVKKRPGMYTDTTRPNHLAQEVIDNSVDEALAGHAKKIEVILHKDHSITVTDDGRGMPVDIHPEQGRPGVEVILSTLHAGGKFSNKNYQFSGGLHGVGISVVNALSQVLEVTIQREGRVHRIGFQNGDKASDLEVIGECGKRTTGTSVRFLPDPQYFDSNKFSVPRLRHLLRAKAVLCPGLSVTFINEQDGESDQWYYEDGLKDYLAAANSGWEVLPAEPFVGSFAATSEAADWAVQWLPEGGEITAESYVNLIPTAQGGTHVNGLRAGLLDAMREYCEIRNLLPRGVKLGPEDIWNQCSYVLSAKLADPQFSGQTKERLSSREATAFISGVAKDAFGLWLNQHTEEGDKLAELCISNAQKRLRSAKKVARKKVTQGPALPGKLADCSSGDASRSELFLVEGDSAGGSAKQARDREFQAIMPLRGKILNTWEVDSNEILASQEVHDIAVALGVDPGSDNLEGLRYNKICILADADSDGLHIATLLCALFLRHFRPLVTNGHVYVAMPPLFRIDIGKDVYYALDDAERQGILDRISAEKKKGKIQVTRFKGLGEMNPLQLRETTMDPNTRRLVQLYIDAGDDSNQLLDMLLAKKRAGDRKQWLESKGNLAEVS, from the coding sequence ATGGCCAATTACTCCGCAGAAGACATCGAGGTATTGACGGGGCTCGACCCGGTGAAAAAGCGCCCGGGCATGTACACCGATACGACCCGTCCCAATCACCTGGCCCAGGAAGTCATCGACAACAGCGTCGATGAAGCGCTCGCCGGCCATGCCAAAAAAATTGAAGTGATCCTGCACAAGGACCATTCCATCACCGTCACCGACGACGGTCGCGGTATGCCGGTGGACATCCACCCGGAACAGGGCCGCCCCGGGGTGGAAGTCATCCTCTCCACCCTGCACGCCGGGGGCAAATTCTCCAACAAGAACTACCAGTTCTCCGGAGGTCTGCACGGTGTGGGTATCTCGGTGGTAAATGCCCTGTCCCAGGTGCTGGAAGTCACCATCCAACGGGAAGGTCGGGTGCATCGTATCGGCTTCCAGAACGGCGACAAGGCGTCGGATCTGGAGGTGATCGGCGAGTGCGGCAAGCGCACCACTGGCACCAGCGTGCGCTTCCTGCCGGATCCACAGTATTTCGACTCCAACAAATTCTCCGTACCGCGTCTGCGCCACCTGTTGCGCGCGAAAGCCGTACTCTGCCCTGGGCTCAGTGTCACCTTCATCAATGAACAGGATGGGGAATCGGACCAGTGGTATTACGAAGATGGCCTCAAGGACTATTTAGCGGCGGCCAATAGCGGCTGGGAAGTGCTGCCGGCGGAACCCTTTGTCGGCAGTTTTGCGGCCACCAGCGAGGCCGCGGACTGGGCGGTACAGTGGCTGCCGGAAGGCGGTGAAATTACCGCGGAATCCTACGTCAACCTGATCCCCACCGCGCAGGGCGGCACCCATGTCAACGGCCTGCGCGCCGGTCTGCTGGATGCCATGCGCGAGTACTGTGAGATCCGCAACCTGTTGCCCCGCGGCGTCAAACTCGGGCCGGAGGATATCTGGAACCAGTGCTCGTATGTGCTCTCTGCCAAACTCGCCGATCCACAGTTCTCCGGTCAGACCAAGGAGCGTCTGAGCTCCCGCGAGGCCACGGCGTTTATTTCCGGCGTGGCAAAAGATGCTTTCGGTCTGTGGCTGAACCAGCACACCGAGGAGGGCGACAAACTCGCCGAGCTGTGTATCAGCAACGCGCAGAAACGCCTGCGTTCGGCGAAAAAAGTCGCGCGCAAAAAGGTCACCCAGGGGCCGGCACTGCCGGGCAAGCTCGCCGACTGCTCCAGTGGCGACGCCAGCCGCTCGGAACTCTTTCTGGTGGAAGGGGACTCCGCCGGCGGCTCCGCCAAGCAGGCCCGCGACCGCGAATTCCAGGCGATCATGCCGCTGCGCGGAAAAATCCTGAACACCTGGGAAGTGGATTCCAATGAGATTCTTGCGAGCCAGGAAGTACACGATATCGCCGTCGCCCTCGGTGTCGATCCCGGCAGTGACAATCTCGAAGGTCTGCGCTACAACAAGATCTGTATCCTCGCCGACGCCGATTCCGATGGACTGCACATTGCGACCCTGCTGTGCGCACTGTTCCTGCGTCACTTCCGCCCACTGGTCACCAACGGCCACGTGTATGTTGCGATGCCACCGCTGTTCCGTATCGATATCGGCAAGGACGTCTACTACGCGCTGGACGACGCCGAACGCCAGGGGATTCTCGATCGCATCTCCGCGGAGAAAAAGAAAGGCAAGATCCAGGTCACCCGCTTTAAGGGTCTCGGCGAAATGAACCCGTTGCAGCTGCGTGAAACAACCATGGACCCGAATACTCGCCGCCTGGTACAGCTGTATATCGATGCGGGCGACGACAGCAATCAGCTGTTGGATATGTTGCTCGCGAAAAAACGTGCCGGCGACAGAAAACAGTGGCTGGAGTCGAAAGGCAATCTTGCCGAAGTGAGTTGA
- a CDS encoding DUF4136 domain-containing protein — protein MASLRKFFSVATIGLLLTAGLGGCAAPNPVAVDYDPGFKFANLRSYYLLDTLANGPVSPFESKRANQAVDEMLKGSYTPAASRETADFLVRVQLFSADKVAVYEDPFSIYGGYRYFGFGWRAPLRVREYRESTLIVDVLSPEEAPLWRGSMPSTAARYESPEQQMFRLREEAGMILARFPPYNDVGYD, from the coding sequence ATGGCTTCACTGCGCAAATTCTTTTCCGTCGCCACCATCGGCCTGTTACTGACCGCGGGCCTCGGCGGCTGTGCCGCCCCCAACCCGGTGGCGGTCGATTACGACCCCGGTTTCAAATTCGCCAACCTCCGCAGCTACTACCTGCTGGATACCCTGGCCAACGGCCCGGTTTCGCCGTTTGAAAGCAAGCGCGCCAATCAGGCGGTCGATGAAATGCTGAAGGGCAGTTACACCCCCGCCGCCAGTCGCGAAACAGCGGACTTCCTGGTGCGGGTGCAGCTGTTCAGCGCCGACAAGGTGGCGGTGTATGAAGACCCCTTCAGCATCTACGGCGGCTATCGCTATTTCGGTTTTGGCTGGCGTGCGCCGCTGCGGGTGCGTGAATACCGCGAGTCGACACTGATTGTCGACGTTCTGTCGCCGGAAGAGGCGCCGCTGTGGCGGGGCAGCATGCCGTCCACAGCGGCGCGCTATGAATCCCCGGAGCAGCAAATGTTCCGCCTGCGGGAAGAGGCGGGCATGATCCTCGCGCGTTTCCCGCCATACAACGATGTCGGCTACGACTGA
- a CDS encoding DUF4136 domain-containing protein: MRNTINRKNTGLLLSLLLALGLAACSSPTQIERIQSRGAPVSFQTYAWGSEALSAESGAPAQLVELDSELRQVVGALMLARGYRQVPSADNAQMVVDYQIAIVEEEFAGDPQNESWDAQFDSNAQRGVVELPARTGAPRVTLSVGIGPQNGMPIWGGSATKLMVRPEDKNERQRILNNAVGDLLRDLPPAA; the protein is encoded by the coding sequence ATGCGTAATACAATCAACCGCAAGAACACCGGCCTGCTGCTAAGCCTGTTGCTTGCGCTGGGGCTTGCCGCCTGCAGCTCCCCGACCCAGATAGAGCGGATTCAGTCGCGCGGCGCGCCGGTGAGTTTTCAGACCTACGCCTGGGGCAGCGAGGCACTGAGTGCTGAGTCCGGTGCGCCCGCGCAACTGGTGGAACTGGACAGCGAGCTGCGCCAGGTGGTGGGCGCACTGATGCTGGCGCGCGGATACCGTCAGGTGCCGAGCGCCGACAACGCGCAGATGGTGGTGGACTACCAGATCGCGATCGTGGAAGAGGAGTTCGCCGGCGACCCTCAGAATGAGAGCTGGGACGCCCAATTCGACAGCAACGCCCAGCGCGGTGTGGTGGAGCTGCCCGCTCGCACCGGTGCGCCGCGGGTGACCCTCTCGGTGGGCATTGGTCCACAGAACGGCATGCCCATCTGGGGCGGCAGCGCCACCAAGCTGATGGTGCGCCCCGAGGACAAAAACGAGCGTCAGCGTATCCTGAACAACGCCGTCGGCGATCTGCTCAGGGACTTGCCGCCGGCGGCCTGA
- a CDS encoding DUF1249 domain-containing protein: MAVPAGTDRNRTADQTHLALGSGVKNGVRERYRVDLPNYHADCDANYLRLCKLMPELASNHCWRYQVPGGTLEVAVLERSRYTTEVCLQASAGTARKNSAGKDNAGESNDWLQPPPITVRLYHDARMAEVVAVDGQGPVGGDGLNFSYPNPAMHNEDERQQVNRFLSEWLAHCLANGRADVDLTFGDQRR; the protein is encoded by the coding sequence ATGGCGGTACCGGCTGGCACAGACCGCAACAGGACGGCAGATCAGACCCATCTGGCTCTGGGCTCGGGTGTGAAGAACGGTGTGCGAGAGCGCTACCGTGTCGACCTGCCCAATTATCACGCCGATTGTGACGCCAACTACCTGCGCTTATGCAAACTGATGCCTGAGCTCGCGAGTAATCACTGTTGGCGCTATCAGGTCCCCGGCGGCACCCTGGAAGTTGCGGTGCTTGAGCGCAGTCGCTACACCACCGAGGTCTGCCTGCAGGCCTCTGCGGGCACTGCCCGCAAAAACAGCGCAGGTAAGGATAACGCTGGCGAGAGTAACGACTGGCTGCAGCCACCTCCTATTACGGTACGCCTTTACCACGATGCGCGTATGGCTGAAGTGGTTGCTGTGGATGGTCAGGGGCCGGTCGGGGGCGATGGTCTGAATTTCAGCTACCCCAATCCGGCAATGCACAACGAGGACGAGCGCCAACAGGTAAACCGCTTTCTGAGTGAATGGTTGGCCCACTGCCTGGCAAATGGCCGCGCTGACGTCGATCTCACCTTTGGTGATCAGCGACGTTGA